In Porphyromonas cangingivalis, a genomic segment contains:
- a CDS encoding DUF2971 domain-containing protein, whose protein sequence is METKKIIVSEKTFEEMELPETVYKYRVWDNPFHKTIITKQEVFFAAPTSFEDPLDCKNLIRYDLLTDEDIYSYFLMDSKEKYPERTRQQHRAYAREWSKKTPMNDKKYVKERVEQDFKEYDERFGVLSLTANPTNKAMWEKYANNHNGFVIGFNPLIMFPYLGGGGAVSYYDELPIILPRPWHSFEEQHNYQIFAKLSKWSFEEEYRTHIFRPDPLTIQDRTIKLPPEAITKIIIGKNMPQESVENLIESIPAELSHVQIEYEK, encoded by the coding sequence ATGGAAACAAAAAAGATAATAGTATCAGAGAAAACATTTGAAGAAATGGAACTTCCCGAAACAGTCTATAAATACCGTGTTTGGGACAATCCTTTTCATAAAACAATAATAACTAAGCAAGAAGTTTTTTTTGCTGCTCCCACTTCTTTTGAAGACCCATTAGACTGTAAGAACTTAATTCGCTATGATTTACTTACAGATGAAGATATTTATAGCTATTTTTTAATGGATTCAAAAGAAAAATATCCAGAGCGAACAAGACAGCAACATCGGGCTTATGCAAGAGAATGGAGTAAGAAAACTCCTATGAATGATAAAAAGTATGTAAAAGAGAGAGTTGAGCAAGATTTCAAAGAGTATGATGAACGATTTGGAGTTTTGAGCTTAACCGCCAATCCAACAAATAAAGCTATGTGGGAGAAGTATGCAAATAACCATAATGGTTTTGTGATAGGCTTTAATCCATTGATAATGTTCCCATATTTAGGTGGCGGTGGTGCTGTATCATATTATGACGAACTGCCTATTATATTACCTCGTCCATGGCATTCATTTGAAGAACAACATAACTATCAAATTTTCGCAAAACTTTCTAAATGGAGTTTTGAAGAAGAATATAGGACACATATATTTAGACCCGACCCCTTAACTATACAAGATAGAACTATAAAATTACCACCTGAAGCGATTACTAAAATAATCATAGGAAAGAATATGCCTCAAGAAAGTGTTGAAAATCTGATTGAATCAATTCCGGCAGAACTTTCTCATGTGCAAATTGAGTATGAAAAATGA
- a CDS encoding type IA DNA topoisomerase → MIAVIAEKPSVARDIATVLGATKKNDGNISGNGYIVTWAFGHLVGLAMPDAYGIENFRRENLPILPQSFQLIPRQVKTDKGYKPDTGTVKQLKIIKEIFDQCDKIIVATDAGREGELIFRYIYQYLECRKPFVRLWISSLTDKAIRDGLQNLKDGTMYDNLFRSAKARSEADWLIGINASQALSIAAGRGTYSLGRVQTPTLAMICSRYLENKNFVPQKYWQLKLHTGKDSIEFSALSEEKFDSQQPAIDKLQIIKDSGQVQVKSVECKEVNQEPPLLYDLTTLQKEANTKLNFSADKTLSIAQKLYEGKLISYPRTGSRYISQDVFDEIPERISLLETYDRFAGYAKSMKGSNLNRRSVDDKKVTDHHALIITENKPRSLQADEQAIYELVAGRMLEAFSEKCVKEVTSISLTSGESIFAVKGTVIKSAGWRTVFNSQEEGEENTVLPALKEGENLPLFSIELLEKQTKPKPLHTESSLLSAMENAGKELGDAELKASMKDSGIGTPATRAAIIETLFTRQYIVREKKALVPTEKGLAVYDIVRDKKIADVEMTGMWENALSKIESGEMNPDTFHKSTEVHASQITSELLGVQLTLSTQQDLTCPKCGTGRFLLYPKVAKCDNADCGLVIFRNKSDKQLTDKQITELVTIKKTGMIKGFKSKAGKPFDASLAFDDQFNVVFVFPEKKGKSRK, encoded by the coding sequence ATGATAGCAGTAATAGCAGAAAAGCCCAGTGTGGCAAGGGATATAGCCACCGTACTGGGTGCAACAAAAAAGAATGACGGGAACATTTCAGGTAACGGATACATCGTTACCTGGGCGTTCGGTCATTTGGTAGGACTTGCCATGCCTGATGCTTACGGAATCGAAAACTTCAGGCGGGAAAATTTACCCATACTACCGCAGTCATTCCAGCTTATTCCCCGTCAGGTAAAAACCGACAAAGGATATAAGCCCGATACTGGGACGGTTAAGCAACTCAAGATTATTAAAGAAATATTCGACCAGTGCGATAAGATTATCGTTGCAACTGATGCCGGAAGAGAAGGTGAACTGATATTCAGGTACATTTACCAATATCTTGAGTGTCGGAAACCTTTCGTCCGCTTATGGATAAGCAGCCTGACGGATAAAGCCATCCGGGACGGATTGCAGAATCTCAAGGACGGGACAATGTACGATAACCTTTTCCGGTCGGCAAAGGCAAGAAGCGAAGCAGATTGGCTTATCGGCATTAATGCTTCCCAAGCGTTAAGTATAGCTGCCGGAAGGGGGACATATTCTTTGGGACGGGTACAGACACCCACGCTGGCGATGATATGTTCCCGTTATCTTGAGAACAAGAACTTCGTTCCACAGAAGTATTGGCAACTGAAATTACACACCGGGAAAGACAGCATCGAGTTTTCAGCCCTTTCAGAAGAAAAATTCGATAGCCAGCAACCTGCCATCGACAAGTTGCAAATAATAAAGGATAGCGGTCAGGTGCAAGTTAAATCGGTAGAATGCAAGGAAGTGAACCAAGAGCCACCGCTTTTGTATGACCTTACCACCTTGCAAAAGGAAGCCAATACAAAACTTAATTTCTCCGCAGATAAAACGCTGTCTATTGCACAAAAACTGTATGAAGGCAAGCTGATTTCATACCCCCGAACCGGAAGCCGTTATATATCACAGGATGTTTTCGATGAAATACCAGAACGTATTTCCCTACTGGAAACTTACGACCGGTTTGCCGGCTACGCAAAATCAATGAAAGGTAGCAACCTGAATCGGCGTTCGGTGGACGATAAGAAAGTTACCGACCACCACGCCCTGATTATTACCGAAAATAAGCCCAGAAGTTTACAGGCGGATGAACAGGCAATATATGAACTGGTTGCTGGAAGGATGCTGGAAGCTTTTTCGGAAAAGTGTGTCAAGGAAGTTACTTCAATTTCTCTCACCAGTGGCGAGAGTATTTTTGCAGTGAAAGGAACAGTAATAAAGTCTGCCGGATGGCGGACTGTTTTCAACTCCCAAGAAGAAGGCGAAGAAAATACCGTTTTACCTGCATTAAAAGAGGGTGAGAATTTACCCCTTTTCAGTATTGAGTTATTGGAAAAGCAGACTAAGCCCAAGCCGTTACATACGGAAAGTTCGTTGTTGTCGGCTATGGAGAATGCAGGGAAAGAACTGGGCGATGCCGAACTGAAAGCCAGTATGAAGGATTCCGGTATCGGTACGCCAGCGACACGGGCAGCGATTATTGAAACTCTCTTTACCCGCCAGTATATTGTCAGGGAGAAAAAAGCCCTTGTGCCGACTGAAAAGGGACTGGCGGTTTACGATATAGTCCGGGACAAGAAAATCGCAGACGTGGAAATGACGGGTATGTGGGAAAACGCACTATCCAAGATTGAAAGCGGGGAAATGAATCCTGATACCTTCCATAAAAGTACAGAAGTTCACGCTTCACAGATAACCAGCGAACTTTTAGGGGTACAGCTCACCTTATCAACGCAGCAGGATTTAACCTGCCCGAAATGCGGGACAGGTCGGTTCCTGCTGTATCCGAAAGTGGCAAAGTGTGATAATGCTGATTGTGGGCTGGTTATCTTCCGAAATAAAAGCGATAAGCAATTAACGGATAAGCAGATTACGGAACTGGTAACGATAAAGAAAACCGGAATGATAAAAGGTTTTAAGAGTAAAGCCGGAAAGCCCTTTGATGCTTCACTGGCTTTTGACGACCAGTTCAATGTGGTATTCGTTTTCCCTGAAAAGAAAGGGAAATCAAGGAAATAA
- a CDS encoding dihydrofolate reductase family protein yields the protein MGILKAQVAISLDGFIARKDGEIDWITKEVKESISKVYSSAETLISGTNTYNFIFERWGGWPYKSKKTFVVANTPINTIQEEYLSFITDNPFDVIQGLKKERESDLVVIGGGKLITSLINTELLDELTIYTIPIMLGEGIPFIGRTIGSEWVILGNQLISNNVMSIIYRHKK from the coding sequence ATGGGAATCTTAAAAGCGCAAGTAGCTATATCTCTTGATGGGTTTATCGCCCGTAAAGATGGTGAAATAGACTGGATTACAAAAGAAGTAAAAGAATCTATCAGCAAAGTATATAGTTCCGCAGAAACGCTGATTTCCGGCACAAATACCTATAATTTTATTTTTGAACGGTGGGGTGGTTGGCCATACAAAAGTAAAAAGACTTTTGTAGTCGCAAATACCCCAATAAATACGATTCAGGAAGAATATTTATCTTTCATAACCGACAATCCTTTCGATGTTATTCAAGGATTGAAAAAAGAAAGGGAATCCGATTTGGTAGTTATTGGGGGCGGTAAACTTATCACATCTTTAATCAATACCGAACTGCTGGATGAATTGACAATTTACACTATTCCTATCATGCTGGGAGAAGGAATACCTTTTATTGGAAGGACTATTGGTTCAGAATGGGTAATTTTAGGGAATCAATTAATTAGCAACAATGTAATGAGTATTATATATCGGCACAAAAAGTAA